The Montipora capricornis isolate CH-2021 chromosome 6, ASM3666992v2, whole genome shotgun sequence genome has a window encoding:
- the LOC138052506 gene encoding bombesin receptor subtype-3-like yields MFDSIYITIATVMGLIAITSIAGNLLVCAVVTRRDMRTPFNYLLLNLAMADIVYPTFLFTFFIYRYSLNNPDAMPGTAICLSLRTLASTGASCSVLTLIAIARERYWAVVHPLSIQRKLTWRQLKVIIPGTWILAVLFFSSGFVIQSFGREIAVRSCHLFQDDKKLQKASLLIYTTFVGISSLLLIGYYSIVVYTLWFKCDDQEERPYQRQGVLKVRKRVTLMVLSLTTLFEITWISNYVIHVLNDFGLCTVSDVAVLIARALLAFNSAVNPFAYALINQRFRERMKGMLWNSSRATERNIKAEHPQIIRLQHY; encoded by the exons ATGTTTGACTCGATTTAtatcaccatagcaacagtcaTGGGTTTGATTGCCATTACAAGCATCGCTGGAAACTTACTCGTATGTGCCGTCGTAACGCGGCGTGATATGAG GACTCCTTTCAACTATCTTCTTTTGAACCTCGCCATGGCGGACATCGTTTATCCTACCTTCCTCTTTACTTTTTTCATCTACCGTTACTCTCTTAATAACCCTGATGCAATGCCTGGGACTGCAATTTGCCTGTCGTTGAGGACATTGGCGAGTACTGGAGCTAGTTGTTCCGTATTAACTCTGATTGCCATTGCAAGGGAACGCTACTGGGCTGTAGTTCATCCACTTTCAATTCAGCGAAAACTTACTTGGCGACAATTGAAG GTAATTATTCCAGGTACTTGGATCCTTGCAGTTCTGTTCTTTTCCTCGGGATTCGTCATACAGAGCTTTGGAAGGGAGATCGCTGTAAGGTCTTGTCATCTCTTTCAGGATgataaaaaattgcaaaaggCTTCCTTGCTTATTTACACGACCTTTGTTGGCATTTCATCCCTGTTGTTGATTGGCTATTACTCCATCGTTGTGTACACATTGTGGTTCAAATGTGACGATCAAGAGGAGAGACCATATCAGCGGCAG GGTGTGTTGAAAGTACGGAAACGAGTGACCTTAATGGTTTTGTCTCTTACTACACTCTTTGAAATTACCTGGATTTCAAACTACGTAATTCACGTTTTGAACGATTTTGGCCTCTGCACAGTCAGCGATGTTGCAGTTCTCATAGCTCGCGCCTTGCTTGCTTTCAATTCAGCTGTCAACCCGTTTGCCTATGCTCTGATAAACCAAAGATTCAGGGAGAGGATGAAAGGAATGCTATGGAATAGTTCACGTGCAACCGAAAGAAATATCAAAGCTGAACATCCACAAATTATCAGACTCCAGCATTACTAG